The Pedobacter roseus genome contains a region encoding:
- the chrA gene encoding chromate efflux transporter codes for MELSVISDITKEKTTLKYLFLTFLKIGCVSFGGHMALVSLIQRIMVEQDKTISNEDVLNSVTVASFMPGPMAVNVVANIGYLLKGKRGAALSMFAVLLPACILMICLAYVYLSNGQSIAWTSVMQYVGAIVGVIIISTGLQLFKKEIALNYAKILLFLMATILDLIKGNYLITVSLIVFGAIAGLLLDRKKVDYAALMTSFKTNFKLRLNSFSFIAVSVLLINQILFITGAFKSYQNIFFKIVTVFSGISISLFGGGYVVIPIMQSLLVKDMNWLSAKELVDVIAFSQVTPGPILVSSTFIGFKLAGFFGALVATCSMFIPSAVLMIVVSKIFNKTKDHPIIKSMISGIKVVVIGLIISSALKILLLQPHTILVGAICVVALILSYKYKISPVYLILSAIFLGTVSIFI; via the coding sequence ATGGAGTTATCAGTAATAAGCGATATAACCAAAGAAAAGACAACACTAAAATATCTTTTTTTAACCTTTCTTAAAATTGGTTGTGTAAGTTTTGGTGGGCATATGGCTTTAGTTTCACTGATTCAGCGCATTATGGTTGAACAGGATAAAACCATCAGCAACGAGGATGTATTAAACAGTGTTACTGTTGCTTCGTTTATGCCAGGACCTATGGCGGTAAATGTCGTCGCAAATATTGGTTATTTGTTAAAAGGGAAGCGGGGTGCTGCATTGAGTATGTTTGCAGTTTTACTTCCTGCATGCATTTTAATGATATGCCTGGCATACGTTTATCTATCTAACGGACAAAGTATAGCCTGGACATCGGTTATGCAATATGTGGGGGCCATTGTAGGCGTTATTATCATATCAACCGGGCTGCAGTTGTTTAAAAAAGAAATTGCGCTTAATTATGCTAAAATTTTACTTTTTTTAATGGCTACAATACTCGATCTGATCAAAGGAAACTACTTAATTACGGTTTCACTTATTGTATTTGGGGCCATTGCCGGACTCTTGCTTGACCGAAAAAAAGTTGATTATGCTGCATTAATGACCAGTTTTAAAACCAATTTTAAATTGAGGTTAAACTCATTTTCTTTTATCGCTGTATCGGTTTTATTAATCAATCAAATTTTATTTATTACCGGGGCATTCAAATCCTATCAAAATATTTTTTTTAAGATCGTAACCGTTTTTTCAGGGATCAGTATATCACTGTTTGGCGGTGGCTATGTTGTAATCCCGATTATGCAGTCTTTGTTGGTAAAGGATATGAACTGGTTAAGTGCCAAAGAACTGGTTGATGTAATTGCTTTTAGTCAGGTAACCCCCGGGCCTATTCTGGTAAGTTCAACATTTATTGGCTTTAAGCTTGCCGGCTTCTTCGGGGCATTGGTTGCTACCTGCAGCATGTTTATTCCTTCGGCAGTTTTAATGATTGTTGTTTCAAAAATCTTTAATAAAACCAAAGATCATCCTATTATCAAGAGCATGATATCAGGAATTAAAGTTGTAGTTATTGGTCTAATCATATCCTCTGCATTAAAAATATTATTATTGCAGCCGCATACCATTTTAGTTGGGGCAATATGTGTGGTTGCTTTAATATTAAGTTATAAATATAAAATAAGCCCCGTATATTTAATACTCAGTGCAATTTTTCTGGGAACAGTATCGATTTTTATATGA
- a CDS encoding class I SAM-dependent methyltransferase codes for MEKGERKNVYKVYNKIGRWFAENRYDDSVENAYLTDILQQLPTDAKVLDLGCGDGKPILEYFIKHEINVLGVDASEQMIGLAKINFPSTRFLLKDMRELDLDEKFDTIIAWHSFFHLPAADQPDMFNIFRRHLNPNGILLFTSGTERGEVWGMNGGENLFHASLATAEYQTLLQSTQFGVLKHKINDPDCGGANVWMAQYKPR; via the coding sequence ATGGAAAAGGGAGAGCGCAAAAACGTTTATAAAGTTTACAATAAAATAGGCCGCTGGTTTGCCGAAAACCGTTATGACGATTCGGTGGAAAATGCTTATTTAACTGATATCCTCCAACAACTTCCTACGGATGCAAAGGTTTTGGATCTGGGATGTGGTGATGGCAAGCCTATACTGGAATATTTTATTAAGCATGAGATAAATGTTTTAGGAGTTGATGCCAGTGAGCAAATGATCGGGCTGGCAAAAATCAATTTCCCATCCACCAGGTTTCTGCTAAAAGATATGCGTGAACTCGATCTCGATGAAAAATTTGATACGATTATTGCATGGCATAGTTTTTTTCATCTTCCTGCTGCTGATCAGCCTGACATGTTTAATATTTTTAGGCGGCACCTCAATCCCAATGGTATTTTGTTATTTACCTCCGGTACCGAAAGGGGAGAAGTTTGGGGCATGAACGGTGGCGAAAACCTTTTTCATGCTTCTTTAGCTACTGCTGAATATCAAACCTTACTGCAATCAACCCAATTTGGGGTGCTAAAACACAAAATAAACGACCCTGATTGCGGTGGTGCAAATGTTTGGATGGCACAATATAAACCCCGATAA
- a CDS encoding sulfotransferase family protein has product MMESFLKPDGIQIIGTQRSGSNLLRVILDQSQQIASPHPPHILVTFVPLLDLYGFLTEQKYKTLINDVVNYVKANPVPWDGVALDEAWIFENSQTYSLFEINRLVYETAAIAKKAKYWCCKSMANVHYAAELEKHSPNLKYIYLYRDGRDVALSFKKAIVGEKHIYHLAKQWFKDQSACIALAKKTNTDRFFSLNYEELIANPAKVIQSLCKFLGIDYSAKMLDFHNSKESQATANAGEMWENLAKPIIKDNTGKYRKALSEEEISIFECINAQTLTSLGYALDDPENQVKSISAEEIEGYNLENDLLKKNILLNARQSDLDNRGPQLEILKKIKTHQVIAGV; this is encoded by the coding sequence ATGATGGAAAGTTTTTTAAAACCAGATGGTATTCAGATTATCGGAACGCAAAGATCCGGGTCAAATTTACTTAGGGTAATTTTAGATCAGTCTCAGCAGATTGCCTCTCCTCATCCACCACATATTTTGGTAACCTTTGTGCCATTATTAGATTTATATGGTTTTTTAACCGAACAAAAATATAAAACGCTAATTAATGATGTAGTAAATTACGTAAAGGCAAATCCGGTACCCTGGGATGGTGTTGCTCTGGATGAGGCCTGGATTTTCGAAAACTCACAGACTTATAGTCTTTTTGAAATAAACAGATTGGTATATGAAACCGCTGCAATTGCAAAAAAAGCAAAGTACTGGTGTTGTAAAAGCATGGCTAACGTGCATTATGCAGCCGAGCTGGAAAAACATTCGCCCAACCTGAAATACATTTATTTATATCGTGATGGAAGAGATGTTGCACTTTCTTTTAAAAAGGCCATTGTAGGTGAAAAACATATCTATCATTTAGCCAAACAATGGTTTAAAGATCAAAGTGCGTGTATAGCACTTGCTAAAAAGACAAATACTGATCGGTTTTTTTCGTTAAATTATGAAGAGCTAATTGCAAACCCTGCAAAAGTGATCCAAAGTTTATGTAAATTTCTGGGGATTGATTATTCAGCAAAAATGCTTGATTTTCACAACTCCAAAGAATCTCAGGCTACGGCTAATGCAGGTGAGATGTGGGAAAATCTGGCCAAACCAATTATTAAAGATAATACCGGGAAATACCGCAAAGCGCTTAGTGAAGAGGAGATTAGTATATTCGAATGCATTAACGCCCAAACGTTAACTAGCCTGGGTTATGCTTTGGATGATCCTGAAAATCAGGTCAAATCAATTTCTGCTGAAGAAATAGAAGGATATAACCTTGAAAATGACCTGCTCAAAAAAAACATACTCTTAAATGCCCGTCAATCTGATCTCGATAACCGCGGGCCGCAATTGGAAATATTAAAGAAAATAAAGACTCATCAAGTAATAGCGGGCGTTTAA
- a CDS encoding VF530 family protein has product MAEQQKNNPLHGITLEKIVTDLQTYYGWEKLGSLIRIDCFNNNQTIKSSLKFLRRMPWARKKVEELYLDTFNK; this is encoded by the coding sequence ATGGCCGAACAGCAAAAAAACAATCCCTTACACGGTATCACCTTAGAAAAAATAGTAACCGATCTGCAAACGTATTACGGTTGGGAAAAATTGGGATCATTGATCAGGATCGATTGTTTCAATAATAACCAAACGATCAAATCGAGCTTGAAATTTTTAAGAAGAATGCCCTGGGCCAGGAAAAAAGTTGAAGAGTTGTATCTAGATACATTTAATAAATGA
- a CDS encoding TonB-dependent receptor yields MKTYLWMLLCVLSTKTFAQQPGNINGKIVDGKTNQPIEYVGIILSNKSDSTKKIGVVTNKAGEFSFNAVANGDYKIRISAMGYNSITKNINMIGKAFNIGLLKLEEDAIALKDVAVSGRYAIATVKKDTVEFNADAYKTRPNAAVEDLLKKLPGVTVDKDGSILVQGQKVTRLTVDGKDFFGTDPKTATKNLPADAIAKVQLIDSKTQEAKATGIDDGQREKVLNLTIKEDKKKGWFGNANLAGGTTDKYGSYLSTNHFNKNLQFAVLGMSNNTNDASFGYDDLSSFSGGNIGNIFAPPAGGSFSINNNNGKTTIGGSGVFDNNAIGLYTTHSGGVNYSNSWGKNNKLAISGSYFTYFSFGLGNKLSNIQDLSSGDILRTLDNTDRNSNNQAHRFNFKAEYHPDSLTDMVLRPNVILNSTTNINNRTFNANFDATGKANDGSQYYNQHNFTPSLFGEFTVLRRLANKKGSVSLRLNGTQNTFNADWLNQSLLNQYTNGGTTVTNINQQANQENASKTYTINGNYARQLNQKWSANLAYGYTRSIVDAQQITFDYNPTTDRYETIVPSLTNTFDNHNSLQIAGLGFIYTGKDWTYNFGLNAQESLLNANVFNNIGANIGNIEKSYYNLLPRLTVNFKNNANQTIAINYRASINLPSVTDLQPVQNNTNPLYQRIGNPDLEARKNHRLSVNFNTFSPDNNHYWNGYFLYNLSFDDTGNDITYNNGIQTVKPINVNGNYYVRAGTNFGMPSKLKGLRMNYGANFFTEHRTNFISGDKNITNRFEIGPNINWSYDIDDKFNAGIYAYVGYTKVNNTAESAINNKYFSLENTLNLSYEFIKDLRVEADLNHIGSAGRADGFNNNYFLLNAGINKYLMKRRVTLSLKGFDILNQNTSIDRIVNSSRIEDVRYNNITRYFYLSLNYKLTKVGANNERSNPRSTVN; encoded by the coding sequence ATGAAAACCTATTTATGGATGTTGCTGTGTGTATTATCTACGAAGACTTTCGCACAACAGCCGGGTAATATAAATGGAAAAATTGTGGATGGGAAAACGAACCAGCCAATTGAATATGTGGGGATTATCTTATCAAATAAAAGCGATTCGACCAAAAAAATAGGCGTGGTAACCAATAAAGCCGGAGAATTTTCTTTTAATGCGGTTGCCAATGGTGATTATAAAATCAGGATTTCGGCAATGGGCTACAACTCCATCACCAAAAACATCAACATGATCGGAAAGGCTTTTAACATTGGTCTTCTAAAATTGGAAGAAGATGCCATTGCCCTAAAAGATGTGGCGGTAAGTGGCCGTTATGCCATAGCTACGGTAAAAAAGGATACCGTAGAATTTAACGCCGATGCTTATAAAACGAGACCAAACGCTGCGGTAGAAGATTTGTTGAAAAAACTGCCTGGTGTAACCGTTGATAAAGATGGTAGTATTTTAGTCCAGGGACAAAAAGTTACGCGCTTAACTGTTGATGGTAAAGACTTTTTTGGTACCGACCCAAAAACAGCAACCAAAAATCTTCCTGCCGATGCCATTGCAAAAGTACAATTGATTGACAGTAAAACACAAGAAGCGAAGGCAACCGGAATTGATGATGGTCAGCGGGAAAAAGTGCTGAACCTAACCATTAAAGAAGACAAGAAAAAAGGCTGGTTCGGAAACGCTAACCTCGCAGGAGGGACAACCGATAAATACGGAAGTTATTTAAGTACCAACCACTTTAATAAAAATCTGCAGTTTGCTGTTTTAGGAATGAGCAATAATACCAACGATGCCAGTTTCGGTTATGATGACCTGAGCAGTTTTAGCGGAGGCAATATCGGAAATATTTTTGCGCCACCAGCCGGGGGAAGTTTCTCGATCAATAACAATAACGGTAAAACCACTATTGGTGGCAGCGGTGTTTTTGATAACAATGCCATTGGCTTATACACCACGCACAGTGGAGGCGTAAATTATAGCAACTCCTGGGGAAAAAACAACAAACTAGCCATTAGCGGCAGTTATTTCACTTATTTTTCTTTTGGTTTAGGCAATAAGCTATCCAACATTCAGGATTTAAGCTCAGGCGACATTTTGCGTACACTCGATAATACCGATCGCAACAGCAATAACCAGGCACACCGTTTTAATTTTAAAGCAGAATATCATCCCGATTCGTTAACTGATATGGTATTGCGCCCCAATGTAATTCTGAACAGTACTACTAATATCAACAACCGTACTTTCAATGCTAATTTTGATGCCACAGGAAAAGCAAATGATGGAAGCCAATATTATAACCAGCATAATTTTACCCCGTCATTATTTGGGGAGTTTACGGTGCTGAGAAGATTGGCCAATAAAAAAGGCTCGGTTTCGCTCAGGTTAAACGGTACACAGAATACCTTTAATGCTGATTGGTTAAATCAATCGTTGCTCAACCAATATACAAATGGGGGTACCACGGTTACCAATATCAACCAGCAGGCCAATCAGGAAAATGCCTCAAAAACCTATACCATCAATGGCAATTATGCCAGGCAGTTAAATCAAAAATGGAGTGCCAACCTTGCTTACGGTTATACCAGGAGCATTGTTGATGCACAGCAGATCACCTTTGATTATAATCCAACAACCGATCGTTACGAAACCATTGTGCCATCCTTAACCAATACTTTCGATAACCATAACAGTTTGCAAATAGCCGGATTGGGTTTTATTTATACCGGGAAAGACTGGACGTATAATTTCGGATTAAATGCACAGGAGAGTTTGTTAAACGCCAATGTATTTAATAACATAGGTGCCAACATTGGTAATATCGAAAAATCATACTACAATTTATTGCCAAGGTTAACGGTCAATTTTAAAAATAATGCCAATCAAACCATTGCCATCAATTACCGGGCGAGCATTAATTTACCCTCAGTAACCGATTTGCAGCCCGTACAAAACAATACCAATCCGCTATACCAAAGAATTGGGAACCCGGACCTCGAGGCAAGGAAAAACCATCGACTTTCGGTAAACTTCAATACTTTCAGTCCTGATAATAACCATTATTGGAATGGATATTTCCTTTACAACCTATCATTTGATGATACCGGGAACGACATTACCTATAATAATGGCATCCAAACGGTAAAACCCATCAATGTAAACGGTAACTATTACGTGCGTGCCGGTACCAATTTTGGAATGCCATCAAAACTTAAAGGTTTGAGGATGAATTATGGTGCAAATTTCTTTACCGAGCACAGAACAAACTTTATCAGCGGTGATAAAAATATTACGAACAGGTTCGAAATCGGCCCGAATATTAACTGGAGTTACGATATTGATGATAAATTTAACGCGGGTATTTATGCTTACGTAGGTTATACTAAAGTAAACAATACAGCCGAATCGGCCATAAACAATAAGTATTTCAGTCTCGAAAATACCCTGAACCTGAGTTACGAGTTTATAAAAGATTTAAGGGTAGAGGCCGATTTAAACCACATTGGTTCTGCCGGCCGTGCCGATGGATTCAACAATAATTATTTCTTGCTTAATGCCGGGATCAACAAATATCTGATGAAACGCAGGGTAACTTTAAGCTTAAAAGGTTTTGATATCCTGAACCAGAATACCAGCATCGATAGGATTGTAAACAGTAGCCGGATAGAAGATGTACGTTACAATAACATTACCCGTTATTTTTACCTGTCGTTAAATTATAAATTAACAAAAGTAGGGGCAAATAACGAAAGAAGCAATCCACGTAGTACCGTTAATTAA
- a CDS encoding RidA family protein codes for MEKPNLEITNPAGIYDPRPHGYSHLASVPADSQLVFVAGQGGSRTDGILSNDFRTQIGIVFENIALALRSKNLTMANIAKLTTLVVDYDEAKHEILIEESNKIWPDQKFPVNTLIPVQRLALNGMLIEIDATAIG; via the coding sequence ATGGAAAAACCTAATTTAGAAATTACCAATCCCGCTGGCATATACGATCCCCGTCCACATGGTTATTCTCATCTTGCCTCCGTTCCGGCTGATAGCCAACTGGTATTTGTTGCTGGTCAGGGCGGTAGCAGAACAGATGGCATTTTAAGCAATGATTTTAGGACGCAGATAGGCATTGTTTTCGAAAATATTGCTTTAGCTTTAAGAAGCAAAAATTTAACCATGGCCAACATTGCAAAACTAACTACTTTGGTGGTTGATTATGATGAAGCCAAACACGAGATCCTGATAGAAGAATCCAATAAAATATGGCCTGATCAGAAATTCCCGGTAAATACGCTTATCCCCGTACAAAGGTTGGCTTTAAACGGTATGTTGATCGAAATTGATGCTACGGCTATTGGTTAA